A window of Gavia stellata isolate bGavSte3 chromosome 21, bGavSte3.hap2, whole genome shotgun sequence contains these coding sequences:
- the GGT5 gene encoding glutathione hydrolase 5 proenzyme isoform X1, whose translation MSTGKICCLVLLTLGVLAVVVALVIILTQPKCGPQRYLHGAVAADTETCSVIGRDILKSGGTAVDAAIAGLICTSVMNPQSSGLGGGVIFTIYNASTGTVEVINARETVPRAFPHNLLSGCTDVFRIGSRWIAVPGELRGYEEAHKRYGRLPWKALFEPTIKLLSEPLVISSVMDKIIHHSAFSSPGKSLCPLICDGQRFLKRGETFRWPALQQTLRAVAENGAAAFYEGHIGKALVEDIRKAGSNISLEDLQAYKAEVSSALNITLNNHTTVFSPGPPMGGAVLMFILKILEEYKLHEASLATPKEKVDTYHRIAEALKFGNMLKPHMSDPAFSDAQVTVGIMLSDKIAELARSRIDDHGNHPLNHYNLLESIYNHKYKSKGTSHISVLAADGSAVSATSTINYPFGSFVYSNQTGIILNNELADFCIANRSIKPGEKPPSGMVPSILISKTGDMLVIGGAGGAWIISATAMAIINKLWFGYDLEHAISAPIMHTEGDSILFEEHFSEEVRSGLLGRGHKEKKVQFALNVVQGISKEGRCIAAYSDKRKLGKSAGY comes from the exons GGACATCCTGAAAAGTGGAGGCACAGCTGTAGATGCTGCCATTGCTGGCTTGATCTGCACCTCAGTGATGAACCCTCAGAGTTCGGGCCTGGGCGGTGGGGTCATATTTACCATCTATAATGCCAGCACAG gAACAGTCGAGGTGATCAATGCCCGCGAGACAGTCCCACGAGCGTTTCCGCACAATTTGTTGTCTGGCTGTACTGATGTTTTCCGCATTG GTTCCCGCTGGATTGCTGTACCAGGAGAACTTCGTGGGTATGAAGAAGCCCATAAGCGATATGGCCGCTTACCATGGAAAGCCCTGTTTGAACCAACCATCAAGCTCCTTTCAGAGCCACTTGTCATTTCCTCAGTTATGGACAAAATCATCCATCACTCAGCCTTCTCCAGTCCAGGAAAAAGCCTGTG CCCACTGATATGTGACGGTCAAAGGTTTCTGAAGCGTGGAGAGACCTTCAGGTGGCCAGCGCTGCAGCAAACACTGAGAGCTGTAGCGGAAAATGGAGCTGCAGCATTTTATGAGGGACACATCGGAAAGGCCCTGGTGGAGGACATTAGGAAGGCTG GGTCCAATATCTCACTGGAGGACCTTCAGGCATACAAAGCAGAGGTGTCCTCAGCTCTGAACATTACCCTGAACAATCATACCACAGTGTTTTCTCCTGGACCGCCCATGGGAGGTGCTGTGCTCATGTTCATCCTCAAGATATTGGAAG AGTATAAACTCCATGAAGCGTCACTGGCAACACCCAAGGAGAAGGTGGACACCTACCATCGCATTGCAGAGGCCCTGAAGTTTGGCAATATGCTAAAACCCCATATGAGTGACCCAGCCTTCTCCGATGCTCAG GTGACTGTGGGGATCATGCTGTCTGACAAGATTGCTGAGCTTGCCAGAAGCCGAATAGATGACCATGGTAACCATCCACTCAACCATTACAACTTGCTGGAGTCCATCTACAACCACAAATACAAAAGTAAGGGCACAAGCCACATCTCTGTGCTCGCTGCAGATGGCAGTGCCGTGTCCGCCACCAGCACCATCAACTACCC GTTTGGCTCCTTTGTGTATTCTAACCAAACCGGGATCATCTTAAATAACGAACTCGCTGATTTCTGCATAGCAAATAGAAGCATTAAACCAG GAGAGAAGCCTCCTTCAGGAATGGTGCCTTCCATTCTCATCTCCAAGACAGGAGACATGTTGGTGATCGGAGGAGCGGGCGGGGCCTGGATTATCAGTGCTACTGCTATG GCAATTATAAACAAGCTGTGGTTTGGCTATGACTTGGAACATGCCATTTCAGCTCCCATCATGCATACTGAAGGTGACAGTATCCTGTTTGAGGAACATTTCAGTGAG GAGGTCAGGAGCGGCCTGCTGGGAAGAGgacataaagaaaagaaagttcaaTTTGCATTGAATGTTGTGCAGGGGATTTCCAAGGAAGGAAGATGCATCGCTGCTTACTCTGATAAAAGGAAGCTAGGGAAGTCAGCTGGTTATTAG
- the GGT5 gene encoding glutathione hydrolase 5 proenzyme isoform X2: MVPWLLTRRPALSSAGTVEVINARETVPRAFPHNLLSGCTDVFRIGSRWIAVPGELRGYEEAHKRYGRLPWKALFEPTIKLLSEPLVISSVMDKIIHHSAFSSPGKSLCPLICDGQRFLKRGETFRWPALQQTLRAVAENGAAAFYEGHIGKALVEDIRKAGSNISLEDLQAYKAEVSSALNITLNNHTTVFSPGPPMGGAVLMFILKILEEYKLHEASLATPKEKVDTYHRIAEALKFGNMLKPHMSDPAFSDAQVTVGIMLSDKIAELARSRIDDHGNHPLNHYNLLESIYNHKYKSKGTSHISVLAADGSAVSATSTINYPFGSFVYSNQTGIILNNELADFCIANRSIKPGEKPPSGMVPSILISKTGDMLVIGGAGGAWIISATAMAIINKLWFGYDLEHAISAPIMHTEGDSILFEEHFSEEVRSGLLGRGHKEKKVQFALNVVQGISKEGRCIAAYSDKRKLGKSAGY, translated from the exons gAACAGTCGAGGTGATCAATGCCCGCGAGACAGTCCCACGAGCGTTTCCGCACAATTTGTTGTCTGGCTGTACTGATGTTTTCCGCATTG GTTCCCGCTGGATTGCTGTACCAGGAGAACTTCGTGGGTATGAAGAAGCCCATAAGCGATATGGCCGCTTACCATGGAAAGCCCTGTTTGAACCAACCATCAAGCTCCTTTCAGAGCCACTTGTCATTTCCTCAGTTATGGACAAAATCATCCATCACTCAGCCTTCTCCAGTCCAGGAAAAAGCCTGTG CCCACTGATATGTGACGGTCAAAGGTTTCTGAAGCGTGGAGAGACCTTCAGGTGGCCAGCGCTGCAGCAAACACTGAGAGCTGTAGCGGAAAATGGAGCTGCAGCATTTTATGAGGGACACATCGGAAAGGCCCTGGTGGAGGACATTAGGAAGGCTG GGTCCAATATCTCACTGGAGGACCTTCAGGCATACAAAGCAGAGGTGTCCTCAGCTCTGAACATTACCCTGAACAATCATACCACAGTGTTTTCTCCTGGACCGCCCATGGGAGGTGCTGTGCTCATGTTCATCCTCAAGATATTGGAAG AGTATAAACTCCATGAAGCGTCACTGGCAACACCCAAGGAGAAGGTGGACACCTACCATCGCATTGCAGAGGCCCTGAAGTTTGGCAATATGCTAAAACCCCATATGAGTGACCCAGCCTTCTCCGATGCTCAG GTGACTGTGGGGATCATGCTGTCTGACAAGATTGCTGAGCTTGCCAGAAGCCGAATAGATGACCATGGTAACCATCCACTCAACCATTACAACTTGCTGGAGTCCATCTACAACCACAAATACAAAAGTAAGGGCACAAGCCACATCTCTGTGCTCGCTGCAGATGGCAGTGCCGTGTCCGCCACCAGCACCATCAACTACCC GTTTGGCTCCTTTGTGTATTCTAACCAAACCGGGATCATCTTAAATAACGAACTCGCTGATTTCTGCATAGCAAATAGAAGCATTAAACCAG GAGAGAAGCCTCCTTCAGGAATGGTGCCTTCCATTCTCATCTCCAAGACAGGAGACATGTTGGTGATCGGAGGAGCGGGCGGGGCCTGGATTATCAGTGCTACTGCTATG GCAATTATAAACAAGCTGTGGTTTGGCTATGACTTGGAACATGCCATTTCAGCTCCCATCATGCATACTGAAGGTGACAGTATCCTGTTTGAGGAACATTTCAGTGAG GAGGTCAGGAGCGGCCTGCTGGGAAGAGgacataaagaaaagaaagttcaaTTTGCATTGAATGTTGTGCAGGGGATTTCCAAGGAAGGAAGATGCATCGCTGCTTACTCTGATAAAAGGAAGCTAGGGAAGTCAGCTGGTTATTAG